DNA from Amycolatopsis sp. DSM 110486:
ACCTCCTGGCCCGAACCGCCCACCAACGAAACACGTTGGAACCCTTCCGGCGTCAGGTCGGCGTCCAGGTCATGACCGGCACCGGTCGGGACGGCTGACCGTTGCCCTCGGCGTCCCCGTCGAGGAAGTCCTCCCTCCGAAGCGCAAGCAGAATTGTCGGGTCGGCGGAGTCACCCTGATCCGAGATTCCGCGACCGGTTCGGGATGGGCGTCCGCAGTGAGACCCGGCACGAAGGGCTCTTCGCTTCAGCGGCCGCGGGGGTCTTCGCTGTCGCCTTGCTCTTTCGGCTGGGTCGCGCCCGCTGCGACCTCGAAGAGCGATGGTTTGTCTCGGGGGTGACCACGGGTCACGTGGGCTTCGTCGCGCAGGCGTTCGACCATGTGCGGGTAGTGCAGCTCGAATGCCGGCCGTTCGGAACGGATGCGGGGCAGCTCGAGGAAGTTGTGCCGAGGCGGTGGCGAGGTGGTCGCCCATTCCAGCGAATTTCCGTACCCCCAGGGGTCGTCGGTCTCGACGCGGTCGCCGAAGCGGTAGCTCTTCACCACGTTCCAGATGAACGGCAGCACCGAGGCGCCCAGGATGAACGACCCGATCGTGGAGATGGTGTGCATCCACGTGAACCCGTCGGTGGACAGGTAGTCGGCGTAGCGGCGGGGCATGCCGGCGTCGCCGAGCCAGTGCTGGATCAGGAACGTGGTGTGGAAGCCGATGAACGTCGTCCAGAAGTGCCACTTGGCCAGCGGTTCGTCGAGCATGCGGCCGGTGATCTTGGGGAACCAGAAGTAGATGCCGGCGAAGGTGGCGAACACGATCGTCCCGAACAGCACGTAGTGGAAGTGGGCGACGACGAAGTAGCTGTCGTGCACGTGGAAGTCGAGTGGAGGTGCGGCGAGGATGACGCCGGTGAGCCCGCCGAGCAGGAACGTGACGAGGAAGCCGATCGACCACAGCATGGGCGACTCGAACGTGAGGGTGCCCTTCCACATTGTGCCGATCCAGTTGAAGAACTTGATGCCGGTGGGCACGGCGATGAGGAAGGTCATGAACGAGAAGAACGGCAGCAGCACGGCACCGGTGGCGAACATGTGGTGGGCCCACACCGCCACCGACAGCGCGGTGATGCCGATGGTGGCGAATACCATGGTCTTGTAGCCGAACAACGGTTTGCGGCTGAACACGGGGATGATCTCGGTGACGATGCCGAAGTACGGCAGTGCGACGATGTAGACCTCCGGGTGGCCGAAGAACCAGAACAGGTGCTGCCAGAGGATCGCGCCGCCGTTGGCCGGGTCGAACACGTGTGCGCCGATGTGTCTGTCGGCCAGCAGACCGAACAGCGCGGCGGTGAGGATCGGGAACGCGAGCAGGATCAGGATGCCGGTGAACAGGATGTTCCAGGTGAAGATGGGCATCCGCCACATCAGCATCCCGGGTGCCCGCAGGCACACGATGGTGGTGATCATGTTGACCGCGCCGAGGATGGTGCCGAGGCCGGTGACGATCAGCCCGGTGATCCACAGGTCCCCGCCGACACCGGGGGAGTGGATGGCGCTCGACAGTGGGGTGTATGCGGTCCAGCCGAAGTCGGGGGGTCCGCCCGGCGTGATGTAGCCGGACAGGACAATCAAGCCGCCGAAGAGGTAAAGCCAGTACGAGAACGCGTTCAACCGGGGGAAGGACACGTCGGGCGACCCGATTTGCAGGGGCACGACGAAGTTCGCGAACCCGAAGAGGTTCGGGGTCGCGTAGAGCAGCAGCATGATCGTGCCGTGCATGGTGAACAGCTGGTTGTACTGCTCCGGTGACAGGAACTGCATCCCCGGCTGCGCCAGCTCGCCTCGCATCAGCAGCGCGGTCAGGCCACCAACGAGGAAGAACCCGAACGACGTCGTCAGGTAGAGCACGCCGATCGTCTTGTGGTCGGTCGTGCGGATCGTCTTGAGGATCACCGAGCCAAGCGGAGCCCTATTAGCGGGTCGGTGCGGGATCGGAGTCGGCCGCGCGGCGGTGTCGGTCATCGGATCCTCGGTTACGTCGTCGCCGGAACATCCTGGTCATTGCCGGCTCGCCTACCCGTTTCGGTTGTCGCTAAACCTGCCGGAAGTCGACGGTTGGCTGCGGCGGGTGGCGGGTACGCATGGCGGGACCGGGCAACAGCATTGGGCGCGCGTTTCCGGATCGAGGTGCGACGATGGACTCAGCGATTCCCGGCGGACGGAGAACCGTCTCGACACGGGGCGCGGCACGTCATCTCCGGGCGACCGAACGGCACCTGAAGACCACGGACGCTGCCTGGGTGCGGCAGACATTCGGCGACATCGCGTGGCCTTTGCGACGCAGCTGGT
Protein-coding regions in this window:
- the ctaD gene encoding cytochrome c oxidase subunit I, translated to MTDTAARPTPIPHRPANRAPLGSVILKTIRTTDHKTIGVLYLTTSFGFFLVGGLTALLMRGELAQPGMQFLSPEQYNQLFTMHGTIMLLLYATPNLFGFANFVVPLQIGSPDVSFPRLNAFSYWLYLFGGLIVLSGYITPGGPPDFGWTAYTPLSSAIHSPGVGGDLWITGLIVTGLGTILGAVNMITTIVCLRAPGMLMWRMPIFTWNILFTGILILLAFPILTAALFGLLADRHIGAHVFDPANGGAILWQHLFWFFGHPEVYIVALPYFGIVTEIIPVFSRKPLFGYKTMVFATIGITALSVAVWAHHMFATGAVLLPFFSFMTFLIAVPTGIKFFNWIGTMWKGTLTFESPMLWSIGFLVTFLLGGLTGVILAAPPLDFHVHDSYFVVAHFHYVLFGTIVFATFAGIYFWFPKITGRMLDEPLAKWHFWTTFIGFHTTFLIQHWLGDAGMPRRYADYLSTDGFTWMHTISTIGSFILGASVLPFIWNVVKSYRFGDRVETDDPWGYGNSLEWATTSPPPRHNFLELPRIRSERPAFELHYPHMVERLRDEAHVTRGHPRDKPSLFEVAAGATQPKEQGDSEDPRGR